In the genome of Polaribacter sp. MED152, one region contains:
- the purU gene encoding formyltetrahydrofolate deformylase, which yields MKSQVVTFLIQCPDQKGLVAKITSFFFEKGFNILSCQQYVNALENTYFMRIRLNSEGSDISKSSLEKDFLDLATPLDFKWSVNYGDEVQNVAIMVSHTSHNLYDLLERSREGGLNCNVKLVISNHDKLRYVADMFGIPYYHLPISKDTKLQQEAQVRELLEENNIDLIVMARYMQVLSSGFINDYEGKIINIHHSSLPAFQGANPYERAYQRGVKLIGATAHYATEDLDKGPIIDQDVKHVNHESTTKTLKRIGADTEKLVLARAVKYHLNNQIIVSGNRAIVFPETGE from the coding sequence ATGAAATCACAAGTCGTAACTTTTTTAATACAATGTCCAGATCAAAAAGGTTTGGTAGCTAAAATTACCAGTTTCTTTTTTGAGAAAGGATTCAATATTCTAAGTTGTCAGCAATATGTAAATGCTTTAGAGAACACGTATTTTATGCGAATTCGCCTGAACTCTGAGGGTTCAGATATTTCTAAATCTTCTTTAGAAAAAGACTTTTTAGACCTTGCAACGCCTTTAGATTTTAAATGGTCTGTTAATTATGGAGATGAAGTGCAAAATGTAGCTATAATGGTTTCACATACAAGCCATAATTTATACGATTTGTTAGAAAGATCTAGAGAAGGTGGTTTAAATTGTAACGTAAAATTAGTAATAAGTAACCATGATAAATTAAGGTATGTAGCAGATATGTTTGGTATACCTTATTATCATTTACCAATATCGAAAGATACAAAGCTGCAGCAAGAAGCACAGGTAAGAGAATTATTAGAAGAGAATAATATAGACTTAATTGTTATGGCTAGGTATATGCAAGTGCTATCTTCTGGTTTCATTAACGATTATGAGGGTAAAATTATAAATATTCATCATTCTTCATTACCAGCATTTCAAGGAGCAAATCCTTATGAGAGAGCCTATCAAAGAGGAGTTAAACTAATTGGAGCAACAGCTCATTATGCCACAGAAGATTTAGATAAAGGGCCAATTATAGATCAAGATGTAAAGCATGTAAATCATGAAAGCACCACCAAAACTCTTAAAAGAATTGGTGCAGATACAGAAAAGCTAGTATTGGCAAGAGCAGTAAAATATCATTTAAATAATCAAATTATAGTTTCAGGAAATAGAGCAATTGTATTTCCAGAAACAGGAGAATAA
- a CDS encoding fumarylacetoacetate hydrolase family protein, protein MKIICIGRNYAKHIEELENEKPENPVVFLKPDSAILPRKNPFFIPPFSDDVHYEVEVLVKINKVGKHIDAKFSHKYYDEIGLGIDFTARDVQAKCKEKGLPWEKAKAFDGSAVIGEFYPKENFNINDLNFQLVKNDEIVQNGNTAAMLWKVDELIAYVSQYFTLKKGDIIFTGTPAGVGKVVENDNLKGVIEGKESFNIRVK, encoded by the coding sequence ATGAAAATAATTTGTATTGGGCGCAATTACGCAAAACATATAGAGGAGTTAGAAAATGAAAAACCAGAAAATCCTGTTGTATTTTTAAAACCTGATTCTGCTATTTTACCAAGAAAAAATCCATTTTTTATTCCACCATTTTCTGATGACGTACATTATGAAGTAGAGGTATTAGTAAAAATTAATAAAGTTGGTAAGCATATAGATGCCAAGTTTTCTCATAAATATTATGATGAAATTGGGCTAGGTATAGATTTTACTGCAAGAGATGTACAGGCAAAATGTAAAGAAAAAGGCTTGCCTTGGGAAAAAGCAAAAGCTTTTGATGGCAGTGCAGTAATAGGTGAGTTTTATCCAAAAGAAAATTTTAACATAAATGATTTAAATTTTCAATTGGTTAAAAATGATGAAATAGTACAAAATGGAAATACAGCTGCTATGTTGTGGAAAGTAGATGAATTAATTGCCTATGTTTCTCAGTACTTCACGTTAAAAAAAGGGGATATAATTTTTACAGGAACACCTGCTGGCGTAGGAAAAGTTGTAGAAAACGATAACCTAAAAGGGGTTATAGAAGGTAAAGAATCTTTTAATATTAGAGTAAAATAA
- a CDS encoding 1,4-dihydroxy-2-naphthoyl-CoA synthase, with product MIQPEWKVAKEYEDITYKKCNGVARIAFNRPNVRNAFRPKTTKELYDAFYDAGEDTSIGVVLLSAEGPSTKDGVYSFCSGGDQKARGHQGYVGDDGYHRLNILEVQRLIRFMPKAVIAVVPGWAVGGGHSLHVVCDLTLASKEHAIFKQTDADVTSFDGGYGSAYLAKMVGQKKAREIFFLGRNYSAQEAYEMGMVNAVIPHDELESTAYEWAQEILEKSPTSIKMLKFAMNLTDDGMVGQQVFAGEATRLAYMTDEAKEGRDAFLEKRKPNFPKKWIP from the coding sequence ATGATACAACCTGAATGGAAAGTTGCTAAAGAATATGAAGACATTACGTATAAAAAATGTAATGGTGTAGCAAGAATAGCATTTAACAGACCAAATGTTAGAAATGCATTTAGACCAAAAACCACAAAAGAATTATATGATGCTTTCTATGATGCAGGTGAAGATACTTCTATTGGGGTAGTTTTACTTTCTGCAGAAGGACCAAGTACCAAAGATGGTGTGTATTCTTTTTGTTCTGGAGGAGATCAAAAAGCAAGAGGTCATCAAGGTTATGTGGGTGATGATGGGTATCACAGATTAAATATATTAGAAGTTCAACGTTTAATACGTTTTATGCCAAAAGCAGTTATTGCTGTTGTTCCTGGTTGGGCAGTTGGTGGTGGCCATAGTTTACATGTGGTTTGCGATTTAACTTTGGCTTCTAAAGAACACGCTATTTTTAAACAAACAGATGCAGATGTAACGTCTTTTGATGGTGGTTATGGTTCTGCGTATTTAGCCAAAATGGTAGGTCAGAAAAAAGCAAGAGAAATTTTCTTTTTAGGTAGAAATTATTCAGCACAAGAAGCTTATGAAATGGGAATGGTAAATGCAGTTATTCCACATGATGAGTTAGAAAGTACAGCTTATGAGTGGGCACAAGAAATTTTAGAGAAAAGTCCAACTTCTATTAAAATGCTAAAGTTTGCCATGAATTTAACAGACGATGGCATGGTTGGTCAGCAAGTATTTGCAGGTGAAGCTACTCGTTTAGCATATATGACAGATGAAGCAAAAGAGGGTAGAGATGCGTTTTTAGAAAAGCGTAAACCAAACTTTCCTAAAAAATGGATTCCATAG